Proteins from a single region of Scatophagus argus isolate fScaArg1 chromosome 23, fScaArg1.pri, whole genome shotgun sequence:
- the gba2 gene encoding non-lysosomal glucosylceramidase — protein MTTEWGEKSTADLMSRYVSKDMGYEVAKEGWRICLAHEFKEKRKPFQAKDVSLSNVLEHLGLGIRYLKWWYKKTQVEKKAPFIDMFGAQPLRQIYGAPLGGIGGGTITRGWRGEFCRWQLNPGMYHYKTVTANQFTVCLRRGGQTVYQQVLSVERPPTLQGWNWGYCGEYAFYHALYPRAWTVYNLPGQNVTLTCRQISPVIPHDYRDSSLPVAVFVWDIENKNDYALDVSIMFTMVNGSGHKDDKGGGHWNEPFHLEKEGEAVSGVLLHHCTAVNPYTLCIAAREQPDREVSHQTAFSPKGTCSSLWTDLITDGRLDSPTGSSPPTNKGEKVAAALAVGCSVSAQSRNTLEFCLAWDMPKITFGSREREHIRRYARYFGTKGDASPSLSHYALTHYGQWEKSIEEWQRPILQDSSLPSWYKSALFNELYFVADGGTVWTELSEDADVSGGVRSEDGGLPAQPAVVKEYGRFAYLEGQEYRMYNTYDVHFYASFALIMLWPKLALSVQYDIAGSVVQHDPTERLHLMSGRHSAVKTKNVVPHDIGDPDDEPWQRVNAYLIHDTADWKDLNLKYILQVYRDFHLTQDSQYLRDMWPICQAVMESEMKFDMDGDGLIENSGYADQTYDGWTVTGPSAYCGGLWVASLCVMCKMARLVNNEEAYQKYRDILDRGSAAFDKLLWNGKYYNYDSSGRDLSNSVMSDQCAGHWFLRASGLGEEEYQVFPKEKIQSALKSVFDLNVMSFAGGQMGAVNGMRPVGVPDRSSVQSDEVWIGVVYGLAATMIHEGMWEEGMRTAEGCYRTVWERLGMAFQTPEAYCEKGVYRSLAYMRPLSIWAMQLALNTSQKDQSTSAQTKATDRE, from the exons ATGACAACAGAGTGGGGTGAGAAATCCACAGCGGACCTCATGAGTAGGTATGTCTCCAAGGACATGGGATATGAAGTGGCTAAGGAGGGCTGGCGAATCTGCCTGGCACATGAGTTCAAGGAGAAGAGAAAGCCCTTTCAAGCAAAAGATGTCTCACTGTCCAACGTCTTGGAGCACCTTGGACTTGGAATCAG GTATCTAAAATGGTGGTACAAGAAGACCCAGGTGGAAAAGAAAGCTCCATTCATTGATATGTTTGGTGCACAACCCTTGCGTCAAATATATG GTGCTCCACTTGGCGGCATTGGAGGCGGTACCATCACGAGAGGTTGGCGGGGGGAATTCTGCAGGTGGCAACTCAACCCTGGGATGTACCACTATAAAACTGTCACAGCAAACCAG tttacagtgtgtttgcGTCGTGGTGGGCAAACGGTTTACCAGCAGGTGCTGTCTGTAGAGCGTCCTCCCACATTACAGGGCTGGAACTGGGGCTACTGCGGAGAGTACGCCTTCTATCATGCCTTGTACCCACGTGCCTGGACTGTCTACAACCTCCCGGGACAGAATGTCACCTTAACCTGCAGACAGATTTCCCCCGTCATTCCTCACGACTACCGG GATTCTAGTCTCCCAGTGGCAGTATTTGTGTGGGACATAGAGAACAAGAATGACTACGCTCTGGATGTCTCCATCATGTTCACCATGGTCAACGGGTCAGGACACAAGGACGACAAGGGTGGGGGACACTGGAATGAGCCATTCCACctggagaaggagggagaggcgGTGTCTGGGGTCCTGCTACATCACTGCACTGCGGTGAACCCTTACACTCTGTGCATCGCAGCCCGAGAACAG cCTGACAGGGAAGTCAGTCACCAGACAGCGTTCAGTCCAAAGGGAacctgcagcagcctgtggaCTGACCTCATCACTGACGGACGACTGGACTCCCCTACAG GATCCAGTCCACCGACGAATAAAGGAGAGAAGGTGGCGGCAGCGTTGGCTGTGGGCTGCTCGGTGTCAGCTCAAAGCCGTAACACCCTGGAGTTCTGCCTGGCCTGGGACATGCCGAAAATCACTTTCGGATCTCGGGAGAGGGAACACATCAG GAGATACGCTCGGTACTTCGGGACGAAAGGGGATGCGTCCCCCTCACTCAGTCACTATGCCCTAACACACTACGGACAGTGGGAAAAGAGCATTGAGGAGTGGCAAAGACCCATTCTACAGGACAG TTCTCTCCCCTCCTGGTACAAGTCAGCCCTGTTTAATGAGCTGTACTTTGTGGCGGACGGAGGGACGGTGTGGACAGAGCTGTCGGAGGATGCTGACGTCAGCGGGGGCGTGCGCAGCGAGGACGGGGGGCTGCCAGCTCAACCTGCTGTCGTCAAGGAGTACGGCCGCTTTGCCTACCTGGAAG GTCAGGAGTACAGAATGTACAACACATACGATGTGCACTTCTATGCTTCCTTTGCACTTATTATGCTGTGGCCCAAACTCGCCTTGAGTGTGCAATATGATATTG CTGGCAGTGTGGTTCAGCACGACCCAACTGAGAGGCTCCATCTGATGAGTGGGCGGCATTCAGctgtcaaaaccaaaaatgtggTGCCTCATGACATAGGAGACCCAG ATGATGAGCCATGGCAGAGGGTAAATGCCTACCTCATCCACGACACAGCAGACTGGAAGGACCTGAACCTGAAATATATCCTGCAGGTCTACAGGGACTTTCATCTCACCCAGGACAGCCAGTACCTGCGGGATATGTGGCCCATCTGCCAG GCAGTGATGGAGTCGGAGATGAAGTTCGACATGGATGGAGACGGACTGATTGAGAATTCTGGATATGCTGACCAGACCTACGATGGCTGGACGGTGACTGGACCGAG cGCATACTGTGGTGGGCTGTGGGTGGCGTccctgtgtgtgatgtgcaagATGGCCAGACTGGTGAACAACGAGGAGGCATACCAAAAGTACAGAGACATCTTAGACAGGggcagtgctgcttttgacaaaCTTCTGTGGAACG GCAAGTACTACAACTATGACAGCAGTGGGAGAGACCTTTCTAATAGTGTCATGTCTGATCAGTGTGCAGGCCATTGGTTCCTGAGGGCGTCTGGGCTGGGAGAGGAAGAATACCAG gtttttccaaaagaaaaaatccaGAGTGCACTAAAATCTGTCTTTGACTTGAATGTAATGAGCTTCGCTGGAGGCCAGATGGGGGCAGTTAATGGTATGCGACCTGTAGGAGTGCCCGACCGCTCCAGTGTCCAGTCAGATGAAGTCTGGATTGGAGTGGTGTATGGACTGGCAGCAACGATGATCCACGag GGTATGTGGGAGGAGGGCATGCGCACAGCGGAGGGTTGCTACCGGACCGTGTGGGAGAGGCTGGGAATGGCCTTCCAGACACCTGAAGCTTACTGTGAGAAAGGCGTTTACCGCTCTCTGGCATACATGAGGCCTCTGAGCATCTGGGCCATGCAGCTAGCCCTCAACACTTCACAGAAGGACCAAAGCACATCAGCTCAGACTAAAGCCACAGACAGGGAGTAG
- the c23h20orf27 gene encoding UPF0687 protein C20orf27 homolog — protein MAAAKKSCAKAGGVRFSEEPPAAGAPSHVHFDEKLHDSVVMVTPEDDGNFMVKVGFLKTQHRYEIVFTLPEVPALGNDVCPAPVPGPHLRITDITPAPQGGLKVTCEYMAQREGVLCEEVLLLSETNEDACVKVKVHARVMDRHHGTPMLLEGVRCIGVELEYDSEQSDWQGFD, from the exons ATGGCCGCCGCTAAGAAGA GTTGCGCGAAGGCAGGAGGCGTGCGCTTCTCAGAAGAACCCCCCGCCGCCGGAGCCCCATCGCACGTTCACTTTGACGAAAAGCTGCATGACTCCGTCGTCATGGTGACTCCAGAGGATGACGGCAACTTCATGGTTAAG GTGGGCTTCCTTAAGACGCAGCACCGGTATGAAATAGTGTTCACCTTGCCCGAGGTCCCAGCTCTGGGGAACGATGTGTGTCCAGCACCAGTGCCTGGTCCACACCTTCGGATCACTGATATCACACCAGCACCGCAGG GAGGTCTGAAGGTGACGTGCGAGTACATGGCCCAGCGGGAGGGAGTTCTGTGTGAGGAGGTGCTGCTACTGAGCGAAACCAATGAGGACGCCTGCGTCAAAGTCAAAGTTCACGCCAGAGTCATGG ACCGGCACCACGGTACACCCATGCTGCTGGAGGGAGTCCGCTGCATCGGCGTGGAGTTGGAGTATGACTCTGAGCAGAGCGACTGGCAAGGATTCGACTAA